A window of the Pyrinomonadaceae bacterium genome harbors these coding sequences:
- a CDS encoding biotin--[acetyl-CoA-carboxylase] ligase → MSDRQPPSKAPSSPRQVGTLPAHSKSAGVLQIGAFQILHFDSIDSTNLEAMRQAKAGAGEGRCIIAREQTRGRGRLDRSWHSPKDAGLYLSIVLRPKFDLARWPLINLAAALAVHDALFRTCDLKVDIKWPNDICVSDRKLCGILAETVETESGLAAIVGIGINLHDENFPAELKPQATSIRSVTGSDVNRDILVNGLLKALSERYEMLSSDSGGEHTIREWCANSSYAFGRMVRVSLGNEHFAGITRGLESDGALRIETADGKIRIVRAGDVTALRAHSGA, encoded by the coding sequence ATGTCGGATAGGCAACCACCATCCAAAGCGCCGTCGTCGCCCCGACAAGTCGGAACTTTGCCGGCGCACTCTAAATCTGCCGGCGTACTCCAAATCGGCGCCTTCCAAATTCTTCATTTCGATTCGATCGACTCGACCAATCTCGAAGCGATGCGCCAGGCCAAAGCCGGTGCCGGCGAAGGCCGGTGCATTATCGCGCGCGAGCAGACGCGCGGCCGTGGCCGGTTGGATCGAAGCTGGCACTCGCCGAAAGACGCCGGTCTTTATCTCAGCATTGTTCTCCGGCCGAAGTTTGATTTGGCGCGCTGGCCGCTAATTAACCTGGCGGCCGCGCTGGCGGTTCACGACGCACTTTTCAGAACGTGCGATTTGAAAGTTGACATCAAATGGCCGAACGACATCTGCGTGAGTGATCGAAAGTTGTGCGGCATCCTCGCGGAGACGGTTGAAACGGAAAGTGGGTTAGCCGCGATCGTCGGTATCGGAATAAACCTCCACGATGAAAACTTTCCGGCTGAGTTGAAACCGCAAGCTACTTCGATTCGATCTGTGACCGGGAGTGATGTCAATCGCGATATTCTGGTGAACGGGCTTCTGAAGGCACTAAGTGAACGCTACGAAATGCTCAGCAGTGATAGCGGCGGCGAACACACCATCCGCGAGTGGTGTGCAAACTCGTCCTACGCATTTGGCCGAATGGTTCGCGTGTCACTGGGTAACGAACATTTCGCCGGCATCACGCGTGGACTTGAAAGCGACGGCGCGCTGCGAATTGAAACGGCTGACGGCAAGATTAGGATTGTTCGGGCTGGTGATGTCACAGCCTTGCGGGCGCATAGCGGCGCCTAA
- a CDS encoding M20/M25/M40 family metallo-hydrolase produces the protein MNSRRRRILIHSLCFLFAVSSLLAPSIAQRRQPPESATYDPKLISEIKAIQKAALESDYAYRQLAHLSNNIGARLSGSPQAQKAVEYTAAELRKLGLEVKLEKVMVPHWVRGEETGALVEYPHMAPGTTQKVVLTALGGSVATPADGLMAEVVVVNNFDELTALGRRRVEGKIVLFNAKFDQRLADNGLSGPAYGQSVIYRGAGASAAARLGAVAALNRSSGGADYRLPHTGAMRYADDAPKIPAASVTSEDADMMADLAAQGRVRMRLLLTPQTLPDAVSYNVVADMKGSEHPEQIVIVSGHLDSWDLGTGAIDDGAGCVMAMQTVQLLKQLRLRPKRTIRVVLWMNEENGLMGARTYANDHKNEMANHFAALEADAGAGRPMGFYAAGKPEILALLQPLATILQTQGAGVTRLVEDTGADISVLTPFGVPTFAPLQDTRTYFHYHHTAADTLDKIDPRDLQENCAVVATLIYTLASMPQQLPR, from the coding sequence ATGAACTCGCGTCGTCGCCGAATACTGATCCATTCGTTGTGTTTCCTGTTTGCTGTCAGTTCGCTGCTCGCGCCCAGCATTGCTCAGCGACGGCAGCCACCTGAATCCGCGACTTACGATCCAAAACTGATCTCGGAAATCAAAGCGATTCAGAAAGCGGCGCTCGAGAGCGATTACGCGTACCGGCAGCTTGCGCATCTGTCGAACAACATTGGCGCGCGGCTGAGCGGCTCGCCACAAGCGCAAAAAGCCGTCGAATACACAGCGGCGGAGCTGCGCAAACTGGGCCTCGAAGTGAAACTCGAAAAGGTGATGGTGCCGCACTGGGTGCGCGGCGAAGAGACCGGAGCGCTGGTTGAGTATCCGCACATGGCGCCCGGAACCACGCAGAAGGTTGTATTGACGGCGTTGGGCGGCAGCGTCGCGACTCCGGCGGATGGGCTGATGGCTGAAGTTGTGGTCGTGAACAACTTTGACGAATTGACCGCGCTTGGCCGCCGGCGTGTCGAAGGCAAAATCGTTCTGTTTAATGCGAAGTTCGATCAGCGTTTAGCGGACAATGGCCTTTCGGGTCCAGCTTACGGTCAATCGGTGATTTATCGCGGAGCCGGCGCGAGCGCGGCGGCCCGGCTCGGCGCAGTGGCAGCCCTAAACCGTTCGTCCGGAGGCGCTGATTACCGGCTGCCGCACACGGGTGCGATGCGTTATGCGGACGACGCTCCAAAAATTCCGGCCGCCTCAGTCACATCGGAAGATGCCGACATGATGGCTGACCTCGCCGCGCAGGGCCGCGTGCGAATGCGTTTGCTGTTGACGCCTCAAACTCTTCCGGACGCGGTTAGCTACAATGTTGTCGCTGATATGAAAGGCAGCGAGCATCCTGAGCAGATCGTGATCGTCTCAGGCCATTTGGATTCATGGGACCTGGGCACGGGTGCGATTGATGACGGCGCGGGCTGCGTGATGGCAATGCAAACTGTGCAGTTGCTCAAGCAATTGCGGCTGCGGCCGAAGCGCACAATTCGCGTGGTGCTTTGGATGAACGAGGAAAATGGTCTGATGGGCGCGCGCACTTACGCGAACGATCACAAGAACGAGATGGCCAACCATTTTGCCGCTCTCGAAGCCGACGCCGGAGCCGGCCGGCCGATGGGTTTCTATGCTGCGGGCAAACCTGAGATTCTGGCGCTGCTGCAACCGCTGGCGACGATTCTGCAAACGCAGGGTGCGGGTGTGACGCGTCTGGTAGAAGACACGGGCGCGGACATAAGCGTACTCACCCCGTTCGGCGTGCCGACATTCGCGCCGCTCCAGGATACGCGCACGTACTTTCATTACCATCACACGGCGGCCGACACTCTGGATAAGATCGATCCGCGCGACCTTCAGGAGAACTGCGCGGTAGTCGCTACGCTGATCTACACGCTCGCGTCGATGCCGCAGCAGTTGCCGCGCTGA
- a CDS encoding cyclase family protein, with amino-acid sequence MQKAYALIFVCCLLAGCTQTKTEPVQTFDLSGATIIDLSHPFDAQTIYWPTEDGFKFEKGFDGHTPQGFYYAANKFASPEHGGTHIDAPKHFAINSHTVDQIPLKQLMGNAIVIDVTKQCEANRDYQVTVADFTAWESQHGAIPRDAIILLRTGFARHWPDRVKYMGTDERGAGAVAKLHFPGLHPDAARWLTLNKSIKAIGLDTPSIDYGQSTLFESHQILFAKNIPAFENVGDMSALPAKDFLVIALPMKIGGGSGGPLRIVAVVK; translated from the coding sequence ATGCAGAAAGCTTACGCGCTCATCTTTGTCTGTTGTCTGCTCGCTGGTTGTACTCAGACCAAAACGGAGCCGGTTCAGACGTTTGATCTCTCCGGCGCAACGATTATCGATCTGTCCCATCCGTTCGATGCGCAAACAATTTACTGGCCGACGGAAGACGGATTTAAGTTTGAGAAGGGCTTCGACGGCCACACTCCGCAGGGTTTCTATTACGCCGCGAACAAGTTCGCCTCTCCGGAGCATGGCGGAACGCACATCGATGCCCCGAAGCATTTCGCGATTAACTCGCACACCGTCGATCAAATTCCGTTGAAGCAGTTGATGGGCAACGCGATCGTCATTGACGTGACGAAGCAGTGTGAGGCGAATCGCGATTACCAGGTGACGGTGGCCGACTTTACCGCGTGGGAATCGCAGCACGGAGCGATTCCGAGGGACGCGATCATCCTGCTCCGCACGGGCTTCGCCAGGCACTGGCCCGATCGTGTGAAATACATGGGCACGGACGAACGAGGCGCCGGCGCGGTGGCGAAGCTTCACTTCCCCGGCCTGCATCCTGATGCGGCGCGCTGGCTGACGCTCAACAAATCGATCAAAGCCATCGGTCTCGATACGCCCAGCATCGACTATGGCCAATCGACGCTGTTCGAAAGTCACCAGATTCTGTTCGCCAAGAACATCCCCGCGTTCGAAAACGTTGGCGACATGAGCGCGCTGCCGGCAAAAGACTTTCTCGTGATCGCACTGCCGATGAAGATTGGCGGCGGCAGCGGCGGGCCGCTGAGAATTGTCGCCGTTGTTAAGTAA
- a CDS encoding DUF1501 domain-containing protein, whose protein sequence is MNRRYFLKSGSIALASFGAMAVTPSFLRRALAQAIEKTGRRKTLIAIFQRGAVDGLNMVVPFGESAYYDLRPNIAISKPNGSAEAAINLDGFFGLHPSMQSFKSLWDSKRLAIVHASGSPDNTRSHFDAQDYMESATPGVKSTRDGWLNRYLQSKTDSKSLFRGVAMTQQMPRAMQGRAPAIAMSNLAEFRIRAGQTSASVQGGFEEIYDQAANDSLRGTGKETFEAINYLKQVNPAQYKPENGANYPANGFGNALRQTAQLIKAGVGLEVAFTEVGGWDTHVNQGNQQGQLSNLLRNFSSAIAALNADLGQRMDDVAILSMSEFGRTARENGNRGTDHGHANAMFVLGNSVRGGKVYGDWPGLKSSQLYEGRDLALTTDFRDVFGEVAQKHLGATDLKAVFPGYTGAKFRGVLG, encoded by the coding sequence ATGAATAGAAGATACTTTCTTAAATCCGGCAGCATCGCGCTAGCGTCATTCGGGGCGATGGCCGTCACGCCTTCATTCTTGCGACGCGCGCTGGCGCAAGCGATCGAGAAAACCGGACGGCGCAAGACGCTGATCGCGATCTTTCAGCGTGGCGCGGTTGATGGACTGAACATGGTCGTTCCCTTCGGCGAGAGCGCTTACTACGATCTGCGGCCGAATATCGCGATCTCGAAACCGAATGGCAGCGCGGAAGCGGCCATCAACCTGGACGGTTTCTTTGGGCTCCATCCGTCGATGCAGTCGTTCAAATCGTTGTGGGATTCAAAGCGGCTCGCGATCGTGCACGCGTCGGGCTCGCCCGATAACACGCGTTCGCATTTCGATGCGCAGGATTACATGGAGTCGGCTACGCCGGGAGTGAAGTCTACGCGCGATGGCTGGCTGAATCGCTACCTGCAAAGTAAGACCGACTCGAAGTCTCTGTTCCGCGGTGTCGCGATGACGCAGCAGATGCCGCGCGCGATGCAGGGGCGCGCGCCCGCGATCGCCATGTCGAATCTCGCCGAGTTTCGTATTCGCGCCGGCCAGACATCGGCCTCGGTGCAAGGTGGCTTTGAAGAAATCTACGATCAAGCGGCCAACGACTCTTTGCGCGGCACCGGCAAAGAGACGTTCGAAGCAATCAATTATCTGAAGCAGGTGAATCCCGCACAGTACAAACCGGAAAATGGCGCGAACTATCCGGCGAATGGATTCGGCAACGCGCTGCGGCAGACTGCGCAGTTGATCAAGGCCGGCGTCGGTTTAGAGGTCGCCTTCACGGAAGTCGGCGGCTGGGACACGCACGTGAACCAGGGAAACCAGCAGGGACAGTTGAGCAACCTGCTGCGGAATTTCAGTTCAGCAATTGCGGCGCTGAATGCTGACCTTGGCCAGCGCATGGATGATGTCGCGATCCTTTCGATGTCTGAGTTCGGCCGCACCGCGCGCGAGAACGGCAACCGCGGTACCGATCACGGCCACGCGAACGCAATGTTCGTCCTTGGTAATTCGGTTCGCGGCGGGAAAGTGTACGGCGATTGGCCCGGGCTTAAGTCTTCGCAGTTATATGAAGGTCGAGACTTGGCGCTGACGACGGATTTTCGAGATGTCTTTGGCGAAGTCGCTCAGAAACATCTCGGCGCGACTGACCTGAAAGCAGTGTTTCCGGGTTATACGGGAGCGAAGTTTCGGGGCGTGCTGGGTTAA
- a CDS encoding DUF1800 domain-containing protein has product MNQKKPGTHSSLLKRVTALTSALALLITSFAAVSGQSMKPKSTVKAGKLSEDQRIVHVLNRLGYGARPGDVERVKSIGLDKYIEQQLNPEKIDDTATEAKLQNLAALRMTTPELYEKYPQPGQLLRALQQRGALPQDLAAARDNRQQNGANNQNSNQPKTGESTSGEMQGPPSNPPNPNPDPSGNPMNNAEYRRAVYAYFKENNLRPPQFITGELQMSRILRATYSERQLQEVMVDFWTNHFNVFANKGADRWLLISYDRDSIRPNTMGKFQNLLRATAESPAMLFYLDNFQSVSPNAPQQQRPAQMQRPGQARRIDQRLLTMSNNPQDQMPRQTQRPRRGINENYARELMELHTLGVDGGYTQKDVQEVARCFTGWTIFAPRGAGAAAAQLTNAGGRRAERLREEAGQFYFNPRTHDDGEKIVLGHKIPAGGGVKDGLMVLEILAKHPSTAKFIATKLARRFVSDDPPKSLVDRVAQTYAKTDGDIREMLRTIFLSPEFNSAEAYRAKIKRPFELAISAVRTLGAETNGGPQFHQWIARMGQPLYGFQTPNGYSDVAEDWVNTGALLERMNFALALASNRIPGTRVDLSRFVGDMAKDKTIDKEKLLDRFVTLIAGGEISAKTRESLLKQLNDQITVPTMPVVQTASLKIPQNPFEEGFQRGNFPGPGGGQQNNQQQRQQAGNSNAAAIDNPVVKIAGLLLGSPEFQRQ; this is encoded by the coding sequence ATGAATCAGAAAAAGCCCGGTACGCACTCATCACTTCTCAAACGCGTAACTGCGTTGACGTCAGCACTGGCGCTGCTCATCACAAGCTTTGCGGCTGTCAGCGGCCAAAGCATGAAGCCAAAATCGACGGTGAAGGCGGGCAAGCTCAGCGAAGACCAACGCATCGTGCACGTCCTGAACCGCCTCGGATATGGCGCGCGGCCGGGCGATGTGGAGCGGGTGAAATCAATCGGGCTCGACAAGTACATTGAGCAACAACTGAACCCCGAAAAGATTGACGACACGGCGACGGAAGCGAAGCTGCAAAACCTGGCGGCACTCCGCATGACGACGCCGGAGTTATACGAGAAGTATCCGCAGCCGGGCCAGTTGCTGCGCGCGCTGCAACAGCGTGGAGCGTTGCCCCAGGACTTAGCGGCGGCACGCGATAATCGACAACAGAATGGCGCGAACAATCAAAATTCGAATCAGCCGAAGACGGGTGAGTCGACGTCAGGCGAGATGCAGGGACCGCCGAGTAATCCTCCGAATCCCAATCCCGACCCGTCGGGAAACCCGATGAACAATGCCGAGTATCGTCGCGCGGTTTACGCTTACTTTAAAGAGAACAATTTGCGGCCACCGCAGTTCATCACCGGCGAGCTGCAAATGTCACGCATCCTGCGCGCGACCTACAGCGAGCGGCAATTGCAGGAAGTGATGGTCGATTTTTGGACAAACCACTTCAACGTTTTCGCGAACAAGGGCGCCGATCGCTGGTTATTGATTTCATACGATCGCGACAGCATTCGGCCGAACACAATGGGCAAGTTCCAGAACTTGCTGCGGGCCACCGCTGAAAGCCCGGCAATGCTTTTCTATCTCGACAATTTTCAAAGCGTGTCACCGAATGCTCCACAGCAACAGCGACCGGCCCAGATGCAGCGGCCTGGCCAGGCACGGCGTATCGATCAAAGGCTGCTCACGATGTCGAACAATCCACAGGATCAAATGCCGCGGCAGACTCAACGTCCGCGGCGCGGCATCAACGAGAATTACGCGCGCGAGCTGATGGAGTTGCACACGCTGGGCGTTGACGGCGGCTACACGCAGAAAGATGTGCAGGAAGTCGCGCGGTGTTTTACCGGGTGGACGATCTTCGCCCCGCGCGGAGCGGGTGCGGCCGCAGCACAACTCACGAATGCAGGCGGCCGCCGCGCTGAAAGACTGCGCGAGGAGGCAGGCCAGTTCTATTTCAATCCGCGCACACACGATGATGGCGAAAAGATCGTGCTCGGCCACAAGATTCCGGCCGGCGGTGGCGTCAAAGACGGATTAATGGTGCTTGAGATTCTGGCGAAACATCCTTCGACGGCGAAGTTTATCGCGACGAAGCTTGCGCGCCGGTTTGTTTCAGACGACCCACCGAAGTCGCTGGTCGATCGCGTCGCGCAGACTTATGCAAAAACTGACGGTGACATTCGCGAGATGCTGCGCACGATCTTTCTCTCGCCGGAATTCAATTCAGCTGAGGCGTATCGGGCGAAGATCAAGCGACCGTTTGAGCTGGCCATCAGCGCCGTACGCACGCTGGGCGCCGAGACGAATGGCGGCCCGCAATTTCATCAGTGGATTGCGCGTATGGGCCAGCCACTCTACGGATTTCAAACTCCGAATGGTTATTCAGACGTGGCCGAGGATTGGGTGAACACGGGCGCGCTGCTCGAGCGGATGAACTTTGCGCTGGCGCTGGCGAGCAATCGCATTCCCGGCACGCGGGTCGACCTGTCACGTTTCGTTGGCGACATGGCTAAAGACAAAACGATCGATAAAGAGAAGCTGCTTGATCGATTTGTGACGTTGATTGCCGGCGGCGAGATTTCGGCTAAGACCAGAGAAAGCCTGCTGAAGCAGCTTAACGATCAAATCACGGTCCCGACGATGCCGGTGGTGCAGACCGCATCATTGAAGATTCCACAGAACCCGTTTGAAGAGGGATTCCAGCGCGGCAATTTCCCCGGCCCTGGCGGTGGACAACAGAATAATCAGCAGCAGCGGCAACAAGCTGGTAACTCCAATGCGGCTGCCATTGATAATCCGGTCGTGAAAATTGCCGGGTTGCTACTTGGATCGCCCGAGTTTCAAAGGCAGTAA
- a CDS encoding M28 family metallopeptidase, with protein sequence MIIGIVCTAAYGQRRAAPVRGNPDIPKIVAEMSARRIEASIRKLVSFGTRNTLSEQNDPNRGIGAARDWLYAEFQKAAAESGGRMTVEKQSYEQPRAPRIPQPTVVTNVVATLKGTQSESTARVYVVSGHYDSMCSSPTDAKCDAPGANDDASGTAAVLEMARVMAKYKFDATIVFMAVAGEEQSLLGATYFAEQAKKNNMDIEAMFTNDIVGNTLGGNGVRDRRTLRVFSEGVPSNETPQEATTRRSVGGENDSQSRQLARFIKEVTERYVPAMKVMMIYRRDRYGRGGDHQPFLERGYAAVRFTEPNEDYRHQHQNIRIENGIQYGDLPQFVDFGYVANVARVNAASLAVLASAPARPKNVTMTTGLSNDTELKWEANKEPDVVGYEVVWRDTTAATWTNSQTVGNVMTYTLKGMSKDNYFFGVRALDRAGNRSPVTYPRPAARTQTTPRPTSRPALP encoded by the coding sequence ATGATCATTGGAATAGTGTGCACCGCTGCGTACGGCCAGCGCCGGGCCGCGCCAGTGCGTGGCAATCCCGACATTCCCAAAATCGTTGCCGAAATGAGTGCGCGTCGAATCGAAGCGAGCATTCGCAAACTCGTGAGTTTCGGCACGCGGAACACGCTCTCTGAACAGAACGATCCGAATCGTGGGATTGGGGCGGCGCGCGACTGGCTATACGCAGAGTTTCAAAAGGCGGCGGCTGAATCGGGCGGGCGCATGACCGTCGAGAAGCAGAGTTATGAACAGCCGCGCGCGCCGCGAATTCCGCAACCCACAGTCGTCACCAACGTCGTGGCGACGCTGAAAGGGACGCAATCTGAATCGACGGCTCGGGTGTACGTTGTCAGCGGCCACTACGATTCGATGTGCAGCAGCCCGACCGACGCTAAGTGCGACGCGCCCGGGGCAAATGATGATGCATCGGGAACCGCCGCCGTGCTTGAGATGGCGCGCGTGATGGCTAAATACAAGTTCGACGCGACCATAGTTTTCATGGCCGTGGCCGGGGAAGAGCAGAGCCTTTTGGGGGCGACCTACTTTGCCGAACAGGCGAAGAAAAACAATATGGACATCGAAGCGATGTTCACGAACGACATCGTCGGCAACACGCTTGGCGGCAATGGCGTGCGCGATCGTCGGACGCTGCGTGTTTTCTCGGAAGGCGTGCCGTCGAATGAAACTCCGCAAGAAGCAACGACCCGTCGCAGCGTCGGCGGTGAAAACGATTCACAGTCCCGCCAGCTTGCGCGGTTCATCAAAGAAGTCACCGAACGCTACGTGCCGGCTATGAAAGTAATGATGATTTATCGCCGGGATCGATATGGGCGAGGCGGAGATCATCAGCCGTTTCTCGAGCGCGGCTATGCCGCGGTTCGTTTCACCGAACCGAACGAGGACTATCGGCATCAACATCAGAACATCCGCATTGAGAACGGGATTCAGTACGGCGACCTGCCGCAGTTCGTCGATTTCGGTTACGTAGCGAACGTCGCGCGGGTGAATGCCGCGTCGCTCGCGGTTCTCGCCTCTGCCCCCGCCCGGCCAAAGAACGTGACCATGACGACAGGTCTTTCGAATGATACAGAACTGAAGTGGGAAGCCAACAAAGAACCGGACGTGGTGGGCTATGAAGTTGTCTGGCGCGACACGACGGCGGCGACCTGGACGAACTCGCAAACGGTCGGGAACGTGATGACCTACACCTTAAAGGGCATGTCGAAAGACAATTACTTCTTTGGCGTGCGTGCGCTCGATCGGGCAGGAAATCGCAGCCCGGTGACGTATCCGCGCCCGGCGGCGCGCACTCAGACGACGCCGCGACCCACTTCCCGCCCCGCTCTGCCGTAG
- a CDS encoding zinc ribbon domain-containing protein, with product MFCPSCGTESTGLKYCNRCGANLGSLSAPTEIVQVNLTKPALIIGIILAVVTLGGFALLVIGAGMLATVTRAVDPLIALIFMGLVTILVADILLIRQLSKIVTAALKPDQGRSQQSIAPEPAPQFSRVNTAPFLPAASVTENTTRFLEGDYRAPVEPQPAEKQKT from the coding sequence ATGTTTTGCCCTTCCTGCGGAACTGAAAGCACCGGCCTTAAATACTGCAACCGTTGCGGCGCGAACCTCGGCTCGCTGAGTGCGCCGACGGAAATCGTCCAGGTTAATCTGACCAAGCCCGCCTTAATTATTGGGATCATTCTCGCGGTCGTGACCTTGGGCGGCTTCGCTCTGCTGGTGATAGGCGCGGGCATGTTGGCAACTGTGACGCGGGCAGTGGATCCGCTGATTGCCCTGATCTTCATGGGCCTCGTTACCATTCTAGTGGCCGATATTCTTCTGATTCGGCAGCTCTCGAAAATAGTTACTGCCGCCTTGAAGCCCGATCAGGGTAGATCACAACAATCCATCGCGCCTGAACCTGCGCCGCAGTTCTCACGTGTAAACACCGCGCCCTTTCTTCCCGCCGCGAGCGTCACCGAAAACACGACTCGTTTTCTCGAGGGTGACTATCGCGCGCCCGTCGAACCACAGCCGGCCGAAAAACAAAAGACCTAG
- a CDS encoding sigma-70 family RNA polymerase sigma factor, with the protein MTRASEEHAILSNSKSRIDEVIGAGAQRLVERADNPRRLDASALIQRVRATVEKYVLKHEPQASAEQIASFIDGLHADDLCLVIACQRGDQSAWSELVEGYGATVKSAARGASPNAEMAEDLAQSIWAELHGLKVRDDGQPAGKLAYYSGAGSLGGWLRAVVGQLAIDRHRREARLVHTEEDADLDRLSRESEKESPDGRVFHSMTTPEDELATNLASAAVEKAFARALVELEDEDRLLVKLYYFDGLRLREAGAVLGVHEATASRRLTRIHADVRKRVETLLMNEHGWTQTEAARSLSQIAATLQMDVEPLLAAPAATMVESSETGSDSVAV; encoded by the coding sequence ATGACCCGGGCCTCCGAAGAACACGCGATTTTGAGCAACAGTAAGAGCCGAATTGATGAAGTAATTGGCGCCGGCGCGCAGCGGCTGGTTGAACGTGCGGACAACCCGCGACGGCTCGACGCGTCTGCGCTGATCCAGCGTGTGCGCGCCACGGTCGAGAAATACGTTCTCAAACACGAGCCCCAGGCTTCGGCCGAACAGATCGCTTCCTTCATCGACGGCTTACATGCGGACGATCTGTGTTTGGTCATTGCCTGCCAGCGAGGGGATCAATCCGCGTGGAGTGAACTGGTCGAAGGCTACGGCGCGACGGTGAAATCGGCCGCGCGCGGGGCCAGTCCGAACGCCGAAATGGCTGAGGATCTGGCCCAGTCCATCTGGGCTGAATTGCACGGCCTTAAAGTTCGTGATGACGGGCAACCGGCAGGCAAGTTGGCGTACTACTCGGGTGCCGGCTCGCTTGGCGGGTGGCTGCGCGCGGTAGTCGGACAACTTGCAATCGATCGCCATCGACGCGAAGCGCGCCTGGTCCACACGGAAGAAGATGCCGATTTGGATCGGCTTTCACGCGAGAGTGAAAAGGAATCTCCGGATGGCCGGGTCTTCCATTCGATGACGACACCGGAAGACGAACTGGCGACGAACCTTGCGTCCGCCGCGGTTGAGAAGGCGTTCGCACGCGCGTTGGTTGAGTTGGAAGATGAGGATCGTTTGCTTGTGAAGCTCTACTATTTTGATGGACTGCGCCTGCGTGAAGCCGGCGCGGTGCTGGGCGTGCACGAAGCCACCGCGAGTCGCAGATTGACGCGAATTCATGCGGATGTGCGCAAGCGTGTCGAGACGCTCTTGATGAACGAACATGGCTGGACACAGACTGAGGCGGCGCGTTCGCTCTCGCAAATTGCTGCCACGCTGCAAATGGACGTTGAGCCGCTGCTCGCCGCACCGGCTGCAACCATGGTTGAATCTTCTGAGACGGGAAGCGACTCGGTCGCTGTTTAG
- a CDS encoding radical SAM protein, with translation MLRVTEIFHSIQGESTHAGRPCTFVRLTGCPMRCTWCDSEYTFTGGDHFTIEQIMHKVRDFGCRLVEVTGGEPLGQREAFELIQQLCEEEYEVLIETGGYVSTAGLDERAQVILDIKCPGSGEAERNDWSNLGRLRAKQDEVKFVIADAPDWEFAKKTIAQYELETRAKAILISPAWGLVNLQDLANWITESGLNVRMQLQLHKYIWGPDVRGV, from the coding sequence ATGCTCAGAGTTACCGAGATTTTCCACTCGATCCAGGGCGAGTCAACGCACGCCGGCCGCCCCTGTACTTTCGTGCGGCTGACCGGCTGCCCCATGCGCTGCACATGGTGCGACAGCGAATACACATTCACCGGTGGCGACCATTTCACGATTGAACAGATCATGCATAAGGTGCGCGACTTCGGTTGCCGCCTGGTGGAAGTCACCGGGGGTGAGCCGCTTGGGCAGCGCGAGGCGTTCGAGCTCATTCAGCAGCTCTGCGAGGAAGAATACGAAGTCTTGATTGAAACCGGCGGCTACGTTTCGACTGCCGGTCTTGATGAACGGGCGCAGGTCATCCTTGATATAAAGTGTCCGGGTTCAGGCGAAGCTGAACGGAACGATTGGTCAAATCTGGGACGCTTGCGCGCGAAGCAAGACGAAGTCAAATTCGTGATCGCGGACGCGCCGGATTGGGAGTTCGCCAAGAAGACCATCGCACAATACGAGCTGGAAACTCGCGCGAAGGCAATTCTGATTTCTCCAGCATGGGGGCTGGTGAATTTACAGGACCTGGCGAACTGGATTACCGAAAGCGGCTTGAACGTGCGCATGCAACTCCAGCTTCATAAGTACATTTGGGGACCGGATGTCCGGGGAGTGTGA